The following coding sequences are from one Danaus plexippus chromosome 13 unlocalized genomic scaffold, MEX_DaPlex mxdp_15, whole genome shotgun sequence window:
- the LOC116770298 gene encoding uncharacterized protein LOC116770298 isoform X3, whose product MNESNDVQALEKISSEVDESQFKIILTNQCIKAQEFLVHKLRRQSEQTRQICNFISSGNLKLESEIRLGEQEIKNLRSALETIKSSNVELEKELLLIKEDKIDLIERVNNGIRKYEELWLTSKQKYDNIPFIKKQQLTINRRKSLEDTVVCLDNEIQHLRRVFEERKKELSNIDRQHAIYIARYMVDERPDVLRCLTQKAEEVNNLMNEIKDLQNEQNFNFPKTNYSKVAAAVDAKTNDETVSVEKKHSDDDNEDAMLLPKLQLQNIDLDMLMDKLEQVKKADGMLIKRADSITIQIQEQPHKYGQENMNNIYVSSYFKNINDVKEVEEKVQSQTFNYTDKKLIHILEDIQLHKKDSYNIFSKLNPNELRIVDVIPASIDINNSNQSPEKISDKKTKFCDGDDMSDKPTQIKDVCGQNMNTEVEVGASIDVVSKQEQTVAGFLFTHGPKGIPDSLDVSMASTCVEDVDNEFPHCFDSSLLLSPKADLKVPENIVNNTGTLSQEVPNFLSGFKKVGLSFFGHSSENNSDTNNKLPNANNFNFSFVNTEKRNRGGFFNMFN is encoded by the exons ATGAATGAATCAAACGATGTCCAGGCTTTAGAGAAAATATCTTCCGAAGTAGATGAATctcaattcaaaataattctaacTAATCAGTGTATCAAGG CTCAAGAGTTTTTAGTTCATAAACTACGTAGGCAATCTGAACAAACTAgacaaatatgtaattttataagtagcGGCAATTTGAAATTGGAAAGTGAAATAAGACTTGGGgagcaagaaataaaaaa CTTACGCAGTGCTCTTGAAACCATAAAATCCTCAAATGTTGAGTTAGAAAAAGAGCTATTGCTCATTAAGGAAGATAAAATTGATTTGATAGAAAGAGTCAATAACGGAATTAGAAAATATGAGGAACTTTGGCTCACgtccaaacaaaaatatgacaatataCCATTTATTAAGAAGCAACAGCTCACTATTAATAGAAGGAAGAGCCTTGAGGATACTGTTGTTTGCCTTGATAATGAAATACAACATTTGAGGAGAGTATTTGAGGAAAGAAAGAAGGAATTGTCAAATATCGACAGACAACACGCCATATATATTGCTAGATACATGGTGGATGAACGACCAGATGTCTTACGCTGTCTCACACAGAAGGCAGAagaagttaataatttaatgaatgaaataaaagaccTTCAGAATGAACAAAACTTCAATTttccaaaaacaaattattctaAGGTCGCAGCAGCAGTTGATGCAAAAACTAATGATGAAACTGTCTCAGTTGAAAAGAAGCATTCAGATGATGATAATGAAGATGCAATGCTG TTACCAAAGCTGCAGcttcaaaatattgatttagaCATGCTTATGGATAAATTGGAacag GTCAAGAAAGCTGATGgtatgttaattaaaagagCTGATTctattacaatacaaattcAAGAACAACCACATAAATATGGAcaagaaaatatgaataatatatatgtgtcttcatattttaaaaatatcaatgatGTTAAGGAGGTAGAGGAAAAAGTTCAATCTCAGACATTCAATTATACAGACAAAAAGTTGATTCACATTCTAGAAGATATACAATTGCATAAGAAAGAttcttataacatattttcaaagttaaatCCAAATGAATTACGCATTGTTGATGTTATACCAGCAAGCattgacataaataatagtaatcaaTCACCAGAAAAG ATAtctgataaaaaaacaaagttttgtgATGGAGATGATATGTCGGATAAGCCAACTCAAATTAAGGATGTGTGTGGTCAGAATATGAATACTGAAGTGGAAGTCGGAGCTAGTATTGATGTTGTg agtAAACAGGAACAAACTGTTGCCGGTTTTCTATTCACACATGGTCCGAAAGGTATACCTGACTCACTGGATGTTTCAATGGCTTCCACTTGCGTTGAAGATGTAGACAATGAATTTCCTCATTGTTTTG attccAGCTTACTTTTGTCACCAAAGGCCGATTTAAAAGTGCCAGAGAACATTGTTAATAATACTGGTACTCTATCGCAGGAAGTGCCAAACTTCTTATCAG GATTTAAAAAAGTGGGGTTGTCTTTTTTTGGACATTCTTCTGAGAATAATTCAGacacaaataataagttacctaatgctaataattttaatttttcttttgttaacaCTGAAAAGAGGAATAGGGGCGGATTTTTCaacatgtttaattaa
- the LOC116770298 gene encoding uncharacterized protein LOC116770298 isoform X4 yields the protein MNESNDVQALEKISSEVDESQFKIILTNQCIKAQEFLVHKLRRQSEQTRQICNFISSGNLKLESEIRLGEQEIKNLRSALETIKSSNVELEKELLLIKEDKIDLIERVNNGIRKYEELWLTSKQKYDNIPFIKKQQLTINRRKSLEDTVVCLDNEIQHLRRVFEERKKELSNIDRQHAIYIARYMVDERPDVLRCLTQKAEEVNNLMNEIKDLQNEQNFNFPKTNYSKVAAAVDAKTNDETVSVEKKHSDDDNEDAMLLPKLQLQNIDLDMLMDKLEQVKKADGMLIKRADSITIQIQEQPHKYGQENMNNIYVSSYFKNINDVKEVEEKVQSQTFNYTDKKLIHILEDIQLHKKDSYNIFSKLNPNELRIVDVIPASIDINNSNQSPEKNSQEKKVKFSTVVSVQEVENMNKSQEYAVEENIKTELNTSVASENSYQIIKENIFKKHNIALSPEFIYSKNPKVCRCEILPVATKCRFHKYTFRYLIKKQSFVMEMICRISQLKLRMCVVRI from the exons ATGAATGAATCAAACGATGTCCAGGCTTTAGAGAAAATATCTTCCGAAGTAGATGAATctcaattcaaaataattctaacTAATCAGTGTATCAAGG CTCAAGAGTTTTTAGTTCATAAACTACGTAGGCAATCTGAACAAACTAgacaaatatgtaattttataagtagcGGCAATTTGAAATTGGAAAGTGAAATAAGACTTGGGgagcaagaaataaaaaa CTTACGCAGTGCTCTTGAAACCATAAAATCCTCAAATGTTGAGTTAGAAAAAGAGCTATTGCTCATTAAGGAAGATAAAATTGATTTGATAGAAAGAGTCAATAACGGAATTAGAAAATATGAGGAACTTTGGCTCACgtccaaacaaaaatatgacaatataCCATTTATTAAGAAGCAACAGCTCACTATTAATAGAAGGAAGAGCCTTGAGGATACTGTTGTTTGCCTTGATAATGAAATACAACATTTGAGGAGAGTATTTGAGGAAAGAAAGAAGGAATTGTCAAATATCGACAGACAACACGCCATATATATTGCTAGATACATGGTGGATGAACGACCAGATGTCTTACGCTGTCTCACACAGAAGGCAGAagaagttaataatttaatgaatgaaataaaagaccTTCAGAATGAACAAAACTTCAATTttccaaaaacaaattattctaAGGTCGCAGCAGCAGTTGATGCAAAAACTAATGATGAAACTGTCTCAGTTGAAAAGAAGCATTCAGATGATGATAATGAAGATGCAATGCTG TTACCAAAGCTGCAGcttcaaaatattgatttagaCATGCTTATGGATAAATTGGAacag GTCAAGAAAGCTGATGgtatgttaattaaaagagCTGATTctattacaatacaaattcAAGAACAACCACATAAATATGGAcaagaaaatatgaataatatatatgtgtcttcatattttaaaaatatcaatgatGTTAAGGAGGTAGAGGAAAAAGTTCAATCTCAGACATTCAATTATACAGACAAAAAGTTGATTCACATTCTAGAAGATATACAATTGCATAAGAAAGAttcttataacatattttcaaagttaaatCCAAATGAATTACGCATTGTTGATGTTATACCAGCAAGCattgacataaataatagtaatcaaTCACCAGAAAAG AACTCTCAAgagaaaaaagtaaaattcagTACAGTTGTGTCCGTTCAAGAGGTTGAGAATATGAATAAATCGCAGGAATATGctgttgaagaaaatattaaaactgaacTAAACACAAGTGTTGCCAGTGAAAATAGTTACCagataattaaagaaaatatcttcAAGAAGCACAACATAGCTTTGTCAcctgaatttatatattcaaaaaatcctAAAGTATGTAGATGCGAAATACTTCCCGTTGCGACTAAATGTAGATTTCACAAATATACTTTCAGATAtctgataaaaaaacaaagttttgtgATGGAGATGATATGTCGGATAAGCCAACTCAAATTAAGGATGTGTGTGGTCAGAATATGA
- the LOC116770298 gene encoding uncharacterized protein LOC116770298 isoform X1, translated as MNESNDVQALEKISSEVDESQFKIILTNQCIKAQEFLVHKLRRQSEQTRQICNFISSGNLKLESEIRLGEQEIKNLRSALETIKSSNVELEKELLLIKEDKIDLIERVNNGIRKYEELWLTSKQKYDNIPFIKKQQLTINRRKSLEDTVVCLDNEIQHLRRVFEERKKELSNIDRQHAIYIARYMVDERPDVLRCLTQKAEEVNNLMNEIKDLQNEQNFNFPKTNYSKVAAAVDAKTNDETVSVEKKHSDDDNEDAMLLPKLQLQNIDLDMLMDKLEQVKKADGMLIKRADSITIQIQEQPHKYGQENMNNIYVSSYFKNINDVKEVEEKVQSQTFNYTDKKLIHILEDIQLHKKDSYNIFSKLNPNELRIVDVIPASIDINNSNQSPEKNSQEKKVKFSTVVSVQEVENMNKSQEYAVEENIKTELNTSVASENSYQIIKENIFKKHNIALSPEFIYSKNPKISDKKTKFCDGDDMSDKPTQIKDVCGQNMNTEVEVGASIDVVSKQEQTVAGFLFTHGPKGIPDSLDVSMASTCVEDVDNEFPHCFDSSLLLSPKADLKVPENIVNNTGTLSQEVPNFLSGFKKVGLSFFGHSSENNSDTNNKLPNANNFNFSFVNTEKRNRGGFFNMFN; from the exons ATGAATGAATCAAACGATGTCCAGGCTTTAGAGAAAATATCTTCCGAAGTAGATGAATctcaattcaaaataattctaacTAATCAGTGTATCAAGG CTCAAGAGTTTTTAGTTCATAAACTACGTAGGCAATCTGAACAAACTAgacaaatatgtaattttataagtagcGGCAATTTGAAATTGGAAAGTGAAATAAGACTTGGGgagcaagaaataaaaaa CTTACGCAGTGCTCTTGAAACCATAAAATCCTCAAATGTTGAGTTAGAAAAAGAGCTATTGCTCATTAAGGAAGATAAAATTGATTTGATAGAAAGAGTCAATAACGGAATTAGAAAATATGAGGAACTTTGGCTCACgtccaaacaaaaatatgacaatataCCATTTATTAAGAAGCAACAGCTCACTATTAATAGAAGGAAGAGCCTTGAGGATACTGTTGTTTGCCTTGATAATGAAATACAACATTTGAGGAGAGTATTTGAGGAAAGAAAGAAGGAATTGTCAAATATCGACAGACAACACGCCATATATATTGCTAGATACATGGTGGATGAACGACCAGATGTCTTACGCTGTCTCACACAGAAGGCAGAagaagttaataatttaatgaatgaaataaaagaccTTCAGAATGAACAAAACTTCAATTttccaaaaacaaattattctaAGGTCGCAGCAGCAGTTGATGCAAAAACTAATGATGAAACTGTCTCAGTTGAAAAGAAGCATTCAGATGATGATAATGAAGATGCAATGCTG TTACCAAAGCTGCAGcttcaaaatattgatttagaCATGCTTATGGATAAATTGGAacag GTCAAGAAAGCTGATGgtatgttaattaaaagagCTGATTctattacaatacaaattcAAGAACAACCACATAAATATGGAcaagaaaatatgaataatatatatgtgtcttcatattttaaaaatatcaatgatGTTAAGGAGGTAGAGGAAAAAGTTCAATCTCAGACATTCAATTATACAGACAAAAAGTTGATTCACATTCTAGAAGATATACAATTGCATAAGAAAGAttcttataacatattttcaaagttaaatCCAAATGAATTACGCATTGTTGATGTTATACCAGCAAGCattgacataaataatagtaatcaaTCACCAGAAAAG AACTCTCAAgagaaaaaagtaaaattcagTACAGTTGTGTCCGTTCAAGAGGTTGAGAATATGAATAAATCGCAGGAATATGctgttgaagaaaatattaaaactgaacTAAACACAAGTGTTGCCAGTGAAAATAGTTACCagataattaaagaaaatatcttcAAGAAGCACAACATAGCTTTGTCAcctgaatttatatattcaaaaaatcctAAA ATAtctgataaaaaaacaaagttttgtgATGGAGATGATATGTCGGATAAGCCAACTCAAATTAAGGATGTGTGTGGTCAGAATATGAATACTGAAGTGGAAGTCGGAGCTAGTATTGATGTTGTg agtAAACAGGAACAAACTGTTGCCGGTTTTCTATTCACACATGGTCCGAAAGGTATACCTGACTCACTGGATGTTTCAATGGCTTCCACTTGCGTTGAAGATGTAGACAATGAATTTCCTCATTGTTTTG attccAGCTTACTTTTGTCACCAAAGGCCGATTTAAAAGTGCCAGAGAACATTGTTAATAATACTGGTACTCTATCGCAGGAAGTGCCAAACTTCTTATCAG GATTTAAAAAAGTGGGGTTGTCTTTTTTTGGACATTCTTCTGAGAATAATTCAGacacaaataataagttacctaatgctaataattttaatttttcttttgttaacaCTGAAAAGAGGAATAGGGGCGGATTTTTCaacatgtttaattaa
- the LOC116770298 gene encoding uncharacterized protein LOC116770298 isoform X2, with the protein MNESNDVQALEKISSEVDESQFKIILTNQCIKAQEFLVHKLRRQSEQTRQICNFISSGNLKLESEIRLGEQEIKNLRSALETIKSSNVELEKELLLIKEDKIDLIERVNNGIRKYEELWLTSKQKYDNIPFIKKQQLTINRRKSLEDTVVCLDNEIQHLRRVFEERKKELSNIDRQHAIYIARYMVDERPDVLRCLTQKAEEVNNLMNEIKDLQNEQNFNFPKTNYSKVAAAVDAKTNDETVSVEKKHSDDDNEDAMLLPKLQLQNIDLDMLMDKLEQVKKADGMLIKRADSITIQIQEQPHKYGQENMNNIYVSSYFKNINDVKEVEEKVQSQTFNYTDKKLIHILEDIQLHKKDSYNIFSKLNPNELRIVDVIPASIDINNSNQSPEKNSQEKKVKFSTVVSVQEVENMNKSQEYAVEENIKTELNTSVASENSYQIIKENIFKKHNIALSPEFIYSKNPKISDKKTKFCDGDDMSDKPTQIKDVCGQNMNTEVEVGASIDSKQEQTVAGFLFTHGPKGIPDSLDVSMASTCVEDVDNEFPHCFDSSLLLSPKADLKVPENIVNNTGTLSQEVPNFLSGFKKVGLSFFGHSSENNSDTNNKLPNANNFNFSFVNTEKRNRGGFFNMFN; encoded by the exons ATGAATGAATCAAACGATGTCCAGGCTTTAGAGAAAATATCTTCCGAAGTAGATGAATctcaattcaaaataattctaacTAATCAGTGTATCAAGG CTCAAGAGTTTTTAGTTCATAAACTACGTAGGCAATCTGAACAAACTAgacaaatatgtaattttataagtagcGGCAATTTGAAATTGGAAAGTGAAATAAGACTTGGGgagcaagaaataaaaaa CTTACGCAGTGCTCTTGAAACCATAAAATCCTCAAATGTTGAGTTAGAAAAAGAGCTATTGCTCATTAAGGAAGATAAAATTGATTTGATAGAAAGAGTCAATAACGGAATTAGAAAATATGAGGAACTTTGGCTCACgtccaaacaaaaatatgacaatataCCATTTATTAAGAAGCAACAGCTCACTATTAATAGAAGGAAGAGCCTTGAGGATACTGTTGTTTGCCTTGATAATGAAATACAACATTTGAGGAGAGTATTTGAGGAAAGAAAGAAGGAATTGTCAAATATCGACAGACAACACGCCATATATATTGCTAGATACATGGTGGATGAACGACCAGATGTCTTACGCTGTCTCACACAGAAGGCAGAagaagttaataatttaatgaatgaaataaaagaccTTCAGAATGAACAAAACTTCAATTttccaaaaacaaattattctaAGGTCGCAGCAGCAGTTGATGCAAAAACTAATGATGAAACTGTCTCAGTTGAAAAGAAGCATTCAGATGATGATAATGAAGATGCAATGCTG TTACCAAAGCTGCAGcttcaaaatattgatttagaCATGCTTATGGATAAATTGGAacag GTCAAGAAAGCTGATGgtatgttaattaaaagagCTGATTctattacaatacaaattcAAGAACAACCACATAAATATGGAcaagaaaatatgaataatatatatgtgtcttcatattttaaaaatatcaatgatGTTAAGGAGGTAGAGGAAAAAGTTCAATCTCAGACATTCAATTATACAGACAAAAAGTTGATTCACATTCTAGAAGATATACAATTGCATAAGAAAGAttcttataacatattttcaaagttaaatCCAAATGAATTACGCATTGTTGATGTTATACCAGCAAGCattgacataaataatagtaatcaaTCACCAGAAAAG AACTCTCAAgagaaaaaagtaaaattcagTACAGTTGTGTCCGTTCAAGAGGTTGAGAATATGAATAAATCGCAGGAATATGctgttgaagaaaatattaaaactgaacTAAACACAAGTGTTGCCAGTGAAAATAGTTACCagataattaaagaaaatatcttcAAGAAGCACAACATAGCTTTGTCAcctgaatttatatattcaaaaaatcctAAA ATAtctgataaaaaaacaaagttttgtgATGGAGATGATATGTCGGATAAGCCAACTCAAATTAAGGATGTGTGTGGTCAGAATATGAATACTGAAGTGGAAGTCGGAGCTAGTATTGAT agtAAACAGGAACAAACTGTTGCCGGTTTTCTATTCACACATGGTCCGAAAGGTATACCTGACTCACTGGATGTTTCAATGGCTTCCACTTGCGTTGAAGATGTAGACAATGAATTTCCTCATTGTTTTG attccAGCTTACTTTTGTCACCAAAGGCCGATTTAAAAGTGCCAGAGAACATTGTTAATAATACTGGTACTCTATCGCAGGAAGTGCCAAACTTCTTATCAG GATTTAAAAAAGTGGGGTTGTCTTTTTTTGGACATTCTTCTGAGAATAATTCAGacacaaataataagttacctaatgctaataattttaatttttcttttgttaacaCTGAAAAGAGGAATAGGGGCGGATTTTTCaacatgtttaattaa
- the LOC116770299 gene encoding transmembrane protein 203 isoform X2 — MFFTLSEIVQWIGLTVFEIWINLITITIFSALLALKIDGLVNSAWWTIFAPLFVSDAMNAYFCCIVCIRMTLATSYKASIYRASWSYIFLGLTFVFKFLLCRKLQGDSAIEYSEVFAPLFILLQLIAVRACQLHQ, encoded by the coding sequence atgttttttacattaagtgAAATAGTGCAGTGGATAGGACTCACAGTTTTCGAAATATGGATCAATTTGAtcacaataacaatattttcagcTCTTTTAGCTCTTAAAATCGACGGCTTAGTAAACAGTGCCTGGTGGACTATATTCGCCCCATTATTTGTAAGTGATGCAATGAATgcttatttttgttgtatagTCTGTATAAGGATGACGTTAGCGACCTCCTACAAAGCTTCCATTTACCGAGCATCTtggagttatatatttttaggcttaacatttgtatttaaatttttactgtgTAGAAAACTACAAGGTGACTCAGCCATAGAATATAGTGAAGTATTTGCACCACtgtttatattgttacaaCTTATAGCTGTAAGAGCATGTCAGTTacatcaataa
- the LOC116770299 gene encoding ribonuclease P protein subunit p20 isoform X1: MADENNQKKKQDNKNPKRIPNKKFSIKKRLPVRPVEGNNVIFVTKKTNFKAQLDKCCDLLTKGEKEIILHGLGAAIQRCCNLALQLEILFSGTCQIEVNTGTVDLIDDLEPLTDDVDFGAQVRHSSSIHIRIFRTAMLGANQ, from the exons ATGGCAGATGAAAACAACCAGAAAAAGAAACAGgataataaaaatccaaaaCGTATCcctaataaaaagttttctattaaaaaacgaTTACCAGTTCGACCTGTCGAAGGCAACAATGTCATATTTGTGACGAAAAAGACAAATTTTAAG GCCCAACTAGACAAATGCTGCGATCTGCTTACAAAAGGTGAAAAGGAAATAATACTACACGGCTTAGGTGCCGCAATACAAAGATGTTGTAACTTAGCGCTACAActtgaaatattgttttctgGGACCTGCCAAATTGAAGTTAATACCGGAACGGTTGATCTGATAG ATGATCTGGAACCTTTGACAGATGATGTAGATTTCGGAGCTCAAGTCAGACACTCGTCTTCAATACATATTAGGATATTCAGAACTGCAATGCTTGGTGCAAACcagtga
- the LOC116770197 gene encoding uncharacterized protein LOC116770197: MGCVCCSLSSFVSIVLDALERVSLCTVCAMLTCCLMITIITVMVLGIGIGYHYCFVQNSVEAMAKAAEAAGALRSGSGPGRSGPGQVMRSVDKAVKRGFAHRISRREILNPDGNNTINFNRTANISNANIF; the protein is encoded by the exons ATGGGTTGTGTCTGTTGTTCGTTAAGTTCATTTGTGTCGATTGTCCTAGATGCATTAGAAAG AGTATCGTTATGCACTGTATGTGCGATGCTAACATGTTGTTTGATGATAACGATCATAACTGTGATGGTTCTGGGAATAGGAATCGGTTACCATTATTGTTTTGTCCAAAATTCTGTTGAAGCCATGG CAAAGGCTGCCGAAGCTGCTGGGGCGTTACGATCGGGTTCGGGTCCGGGCCGTTCAGGGCCAGGCCAGGTCATGCGTTCAGTAGACAAGGCTGTTAAACGTGGATTCGCACACCGCATTTCGAGAAGAGAAATCCTCAATCCAGATGGTAACAACACTATCAACTTCAACAGAACTGCGAACATCAGTaatgctaatattttttaa
- the LOC116770196 gene encoding uncharacterized protein LOC116770196, producing MGLIQSVFCSMIFCVERVLTWACCAFVLMLLMFTIIILMVYGISVGYHYAQKELASFAMSSRSTTEESIMRRSGQEGRPVVRLVAVNRSEVEHAPEPILEVYQTRSPGEKVFLETTETPVVFLETERPPKEPELLPHERDLARRLIGRFRRSRNTTTTNIPFLRPLNSTEPPIPLVGK from the exons atggGTTTAATACAGTCGGTATTTTGTTCGATGATCTTTTGTGTCGAAAG GGTCTTAACCTGGGCATGTTGCGCGTTCGTATTAATGTTGCTCATGTTCACTATAATCATACTCATGGTATATGGTATATCAGTGGGATACCACTACGCTCAGAAAGAACTAGCCTCGTTTGcaa TGTCATCAAGGTCAACTACTGAGGAATCGATTATGAGACGTTCAGGTCAAGAAGGTAGACCTGTGGTCCGACTAGTCGCTGTTAATCGATCCGAAGTTGAACACGCTCCAGAACCTATCCTCG aggTTTACCAAACAAGAAGTCCAGGGGAAAAGGTGTTTTTGGAAACAACGGAAACTCCAGTAGTATTTTTGGAAACTGAGAG ACCTCCTAAGGAGCCAGAACTTTTACCCCATGAAAGAGATTTAGCACGAAGATTAATTGGTAGATTCAGACGATCTAGAAATACAACGACGACAAATATCCCATTTTTAAGACCTCTTAACAGCACGGAACCACCCATACCTCTGGTcggaaaatga
- the LOC116770377 gene encoding uncharacterized protein LOC116770377 yields MTETETVDIEKELDELLTEIQPNLQDVIKRSFTNVALQQTRNGEQIKPDILEDTSYFAKNTQVNLTRLALVRPPTFHMQNVSLDLKSMELQLKCSLGEVNITGLYSAYNENLYNLIPVMAEGHLLITLSNMTADVNVGLILEDDAFSFINPGIDFLHDEVLLKLSWRSPQRDGGYEYTTTEQLAKHIDDLPLTAALSLPLFALLRQKLERHLNQVLRQATSVSDLMTCNPSMMEAYSSMVDQLALNGNRVVDLVLINMRRTLLQTCAEVLELPSLHATFMHKIGSASFIGKFESDTGWMKNLATINRINDVSITRPDQLKTSFHVTLRIKDLQIGYDEYRVRGAGGNVGVGGRVAAALPNNRVHLAITVGLTRWEPYAQLDDLRVHCMDGMDLHISGLGPLSVLAGSVRSWLRGAISSHAAPALAAQLQHELRAALAELRLWEVLHAKH; encoded by the exons ATGACGGAGACAGAAACAGTTGACATTGAGAAGGAGCTAGATGAACTTCTTACAGAAATCCAGCCAAATTTACAAGATGTTATCAAAAGA AGTTTCACAAACGTTGCTCTACAACAGACTAGAAATGGGGAACAAATTAAGCCTGATATATTGGAAGATACTTCATACTTTGCTAAAAATACTCAGGT AAACCTGACAAGGTTGGCATTAGTTAGACCTCCAACATTCCACATGCAGAATGTATCTCTGGACCTTAAATCCATGGAACTCCAGTTGAAGTGTTCACTAGGTGAAGTTAATATTACAGGGTTGTACAGTGCATATAATGAAAACCTATACAACCTCATACCTGTTATGGCTGAAGGACATTTACT tATAACATTATCAAACATGACTGCAGATGTGAATGTTGGACTTATTCTTGAAGATGACGCATTCTCCTTTATCAACCCTGGCATTGATTTTCTTCATGATGAAGTGTTGCTGAAG CTGTCATGGAGATCACCACAAAGAGATGGAGGTTACGAGTATACAACCACGGAACAGTTAGCTAAACATATTG ATGACCTTCCTCTAACGGCTGCATTGTCTCTTCCTCTGTTTGCGCTACTCCGTCAGAAGCTAGAGCGACATTTGAATCAAGTACTCCGACAAGCGACCAGCGTGTCTGATCTCATGACTTGCAACCCCAGTATGATGGAGGCTTACAG TTCAATGGTTGATCAATTGGCGCTGAATGGTAACAGAGTGGTGGACcttgttttgataaatatgaGACGAACGCTCCTACAGACTTGCGCCGAAGTTCTCGAACTACCCTCGCTACACGCAACTTTCATGCACAAG ATAGGTTCAGCGTCTTTTATCGGCAAGTTTGAGTCTGACACGGGCTGGATGAAGAACCTGGCGACCATCAACAGAATTAATGACGTCAGCATCACAAGACCAGACCAGCTCAAGACGAGCTTCCATGTCACACTGAGGATTAAAGATTTGCAG atcGGCTACGACGAGTACCGTGTGAGGGGCGCGGGGGGGAATGTCGGGGTGGGGGGAAGGGTTGCGGCCGCGCTCCCAAACAACAGGGTACACCTCGCGATCACAGTAGGACTCACGAGGTGGGAACCCTACGCTCAGCTCGACGACCTCCGGGTACACTGTATGGA CGGTATGGACCTCCACATCAGCGGTCTGGGTCCTCTGAGTGTACTCGCCGGTTCCGTCCGTTCGTGGTTGCGAGGCGCGATCAGTTCCCACGCGGCACCGGCCCTAGCGGCACAACTGCAGCACGAGCTACGAGCGGCACTCGCTGAACTGCGCCTGTGGGAGGTGCTGCACGCTAAACACTAG